The genomic DNA GAGCAGAACTCCCAGTGATGGCCGTCTGAAGCCTAGACTCAAGAGATGTGTGATGTCTcatcctccagtatttatgctgcagtagtttatgtgtcggggggctagggtcagtttgttatatctggagtacttctcctgtcctattcggtgtcctgtgtgaatttaagtgtgctctctctaattctctctttctctctttctttctctctctcggaggacctgagccctaggaccatgcctcaggactacctgacatgatgactccttgctgtccccagtccacctggccatgctgctgctccagtttcaactgttctgcctgtgattattattatttgaccatgctggtcatttatgaacatttgaacatcttggccatgttctgttataatctccaccctgcacagccagaagaggactggccaccccacatagcctggttcctctctaggtttcttcctaggttttggcctttctagggagtttttcctagacaccgtgcttctacacctgcattgcttgctgtttggggttttaggctgggtttctgtacagcactttgagatatcagctgatgtacgaagggctatataaatacatttgatttcatttgatttgagacTGATGGgaggcgcacgcacgcacgcaagcaagcacgcacacacacacacacacacacacacacagagttgagAAATACACAGGTGAGAGACAGTCCTGCAGGTCAGAAACCCTCATGGGTTCATATGAGACAGAGGGATCATGGTGACAGACAGCCATTCTGAGTCTCTCTGCCCTGTGTGAGTGGTGTAATGAGGCGaacaggacagacagagggacttGGTGCTCAACTGCCTCGAGGACAGCACAGTGGAGAAACATGTGGGATGAGGACCCCACCTAGAGGAGGAATTGGAGGCTGCACCCTCTCTGCACCTCTCAAGAGTCTTGTCTCCATTGCTATGCTTCTTGTGAAAAGGAGGTTAGTAATGAAAAGGCTTGTTTTGGGTCACTGCTCAGTGCACCTGCAGGGTCGCATCCTGGACAAATCCTTGATGTCGCTGTGACACACAGAGCAGTGCATACTCgccctgaacaaacacacacaaacacaaaagtgACTACCGTGAATACTCCCATTCATACTGATAACTTTGAGTCAAGGCTCTAGCTAATGAGCTAATATTAGGGTGGTAGAGTTACAGCACTGTTAAACAAAAGGGGGTACTGTACCTTTTGGCATTGCTGGCTATGATGAAACCCAGAGTCCacagctttattttgatgtggcTGGGAGGATTCaccaacacactgacaaacaACAAAACATCTTTAACAGGCGTGCAACAGCCCTCCACAAAACCACAGTCAATGTGTCAAATAATGAAATAAGCATTATAAATCTGTCtactacgctgctgctactaccgCCACTACTATTGTTAATACTACTAGTAGTTGCTTACCTGAATTATTTGTCTCCACTGTGATACTCAATCCTAATCAACAACAACCTCAGcttcagaaagaaagaaagaaagaaggacggacggacggacggacagactgactgactgactgacagacgaGGTCAGTTAGGCTATTTGATTAGATCATATGTCTCTCTATAACTATGGCGCCACACtagctgacagacagactgacttgCTGGCCTGAGCGAAGTGTATATCTCATTGTAgaatccctctctctacagattcTGCCAGCTGTCTCCATTCTGCTGTTGAGCACAATGGCAACAGAGATTCAGTGGGCAGTAATTGCCTATGCCCTTATTTGGGCTCTGACCAAAAGTAGCACACTGTGTGTGAGTCTGGTATAgcagtttatttaactaggcaagtcagttaagaacaaattcgtattcaCAATGGcagcctaccccggtcaaacccggacgttgctgggccaattgcgccgccctatgggactcccaatcacggccggatgtgattcagcctggattcaaaccagggactgtactgacgcctcttgcactgagatgcagtgccttagaccgctgcgctacaCCGGAACCCTGTCATACTGCCTGGTGACAGGGGATGGAGTCCTGTCTAGGCCACCATAATTTCTATATCCCCCTGTGCTGTCCCTTTCTGCTTTAAAAAatacctttgtacttttgtctcgggGCTCTCAACAAATCATCTGATCGTGAATCGTCGACCAGCCATgaccagccatcattatcgtagagcacccaatcgattcactttatatgtgtgcgttgtattgacctgctcccttattaataagtgatTAAAGATTTAGTGTAAGTATAACTCTGACCTGTGTGACAAGTTTGTCTCTCCccatttgatagtaaagaaattaaccaccacactccaacctaagtgtatgtaaacttccgacttcaactgtatatgccaaGTTACTCTCTCAGAATATCATAATTGACCTGCAAATGTGACTTTCTCCACTGCTATTACTTTCTGGAATTTCTCATCCAAGTTTCTCTCCGTTTGGATCCTCTTTCAACCTTACTGGAGCTAAAGCATCAATGGTTGCCCCGAATTTGCTATTAAAGTTAATTTGCTATTAAAGTTATCAACTAAATGATCACAAGATGATGGTGTATTGTTTATACACTGATACAAATCTGGAGCAACTTCAAAGGTAAGATAGCGTTTCTTAATAATTGCGTTCAGTATTACCCTGTGCTATGGGCAACAAGGTAGTAAAAAATACACAGTGGTGATCAGATAAAGTAACAACAATAGAAGATATGTCAATAGGAAGACACTTGGTAATAACTAAGTCCAGAGTATGGCTgcggttatgggtgggcccagtaacaTGTTGGATAGAGTCGattccccctgattagtatgtgtcctctgttccccattgtccttgtcgGTTATTGTTACCAGGTCCGTTGGTCTTGTGAGCACCTGTGATGCTGTATCGGCTTCCATGCTACGTGTTATTGTGCCCTTgttttacgggtctcgtcccgtgtattattTAGAGGTTTACATCTCGCTCTTAGTTTGGGTGGAGAAATTTTAAAAACTATTACCTATTCCTGCGCTTGTATCCTATCATTATACAACATGACATAATAACCATCCCACTAACTAAAGACAGCAGGAGAAACGGAGCGTCAATATTCATAGAGATAGTCCAGCATCAAGAGGACTGTCTCTTCAGACTTGGCAGCGCCATGGACAGCGTGCTAGCAACCATCCTGCATTTGGAGGGGAATGTGCAGTCCCTCGAGTCTCCAGCACCGGTTCCGGCACCAGTCCCCACACCACTACCTGCCTCCATCCCATCTGAGCCGGTCCGTGGAATAACCCTGTCCTTCCCGGAATACTTTGACAGAGCGCCAGCGAGTTGCAAGGGATTCCTTCTGCAATGTGGAATGTACCTCACTTGCTACGCCGAGGCAGTCTTCGGGAGAGACAGGGTGGCCATGGTCATCTCCAGAGACAGGGTTTGCCATGGTCATAACCGGACGGGCCCTGGACTGGGATGTCGCGGTCTGGGAAACGGGCGGACCCGAGGTCGAGTCCTACGAGCGCTTCACCCTCCCCTTCCGCTCGGCGTTTGATCATCCTGTGGAGGGCCGAGAGGGGGGTGAGCGCCAACTCCGACTACGCCAGGGAACTAGGACCGCCTCGGAGTTCGCTAAGGAGTTCCGGACCATCACGGCCTCCACCGGATGGAACGAGTCGTCTCTGGTCACCTGTTCCGCAGCGGACTGCGGGAGGAGGTATAGATGGAGTTAGCCTGCCGTGATGACAACCTGTCACTCgaccagctcatcagcatggCGATTCGTTTGGACAACGTCCTGCGGTCCCGAAAAAGACCTACGCGGAATCCGGAGCCCATGGCTACACCTGCTCCGTGGCCAGAGCCGATGGAGGTGGGCTCTGCACGTTTGCCCGAGGCAGATCGTAGGCGAGGAGGTGACAAGCCAGGGAATTCTCCTGCTCTAacccaggtaggatgcaatctcccctcccttctttttattttttattttacctttatttaactaggcaagtcagttaagaacaaattcttattttcaatgacggcctaggaacagtgggttaactgcctgtcaactcaaccagtgtgttttcccATTAAATTCCCTGAATACCCTAGCGCCTCACTCCCGTTAGCTCTGATTGATTCCGGAGATGCCAGGAATCTTTTAGATAGCGCAAGGGCCACTGCATTACGCATTTCTTTGGTTCCCCCACAGTCACCCATTCCGGTTCGAGCGCTGGATAATCGTCCAATAGGGACAGGGCTCATACATCACTGTTCCCATTTCTCTGCTGACCCATGACACTAATTTAGAACAGATAACCTTTTTGATTATTGACACCCACATCTGTTGTTTTAGGTCTCCCCTGGTTGAGTTGGCATAACCCTGTTATTTTCTGGTCCGAGGGGAGACTGCTGGGTTGGTCGCAGAAGTGTCAAGGGAGGTATCTCGTGGTGTCAACATCACTACTGTGGAAAGTCCGGACCACGCCCCTCAAGTGGATTTACCGGAGGAATACCAGGATCTGCACCGGGTTTTCTCTAAGACCCAGGCTACACGCCTGCCTCCTCATCgcccctgggactgtgccattGACCTGCTGTCTGACGCAGCCCTCCCGAGAGGACACGTCTATCCCCACTCCTATGAGGAGACCGAGGCCATGGAGACCTACATACCTGAAAGCCTCCAGCTGGGTTTTATCCGCCCCTCTAACGTCACCAGCCTGCTCTAGCTTATTTTTTTGTTATTAGATGCATTGATTATCGACCTCTGAATAAAGCCACCGTTAAGTTCAACTATCCTTTACCCCTCAACCCAACCATCATCGAACAAATGTAGTACTTCACAAAACTGGACTTGAAGAGCGGCAACAATCTGGTGCGCATTCTTGCAGGAGACAAATGGAAAACGGCCTTTGCACTATCACGGGCCATTACGAGTATCTCGTGATGCCTTTTGGCCTATCTAATGCTTAACGGAGTGTTTCGGGACATGCTGGGACGGGGCACAGTGGTTTAGGTCTGTGCTCGTTAGTCAGGTCTGTGCTGTgaagactgttggagcatgatctatatgttaAACAAGAGAAGTGTTTGTTTTTCCAGCAGTTCGTGTCATTTTCAGGCTACCTCATATCCACAGAGGGAGTAGAGATGGAGGAGCAATGCGTCAGTGCTGTCAGGTCATGGCCCATCCCCAACTCTGGGAAAGCAGTCCAGCGATTCCTGGGATTTGCCAACTATTTCTGGAGGTTCATCCAGGGCATCAGCACTGTGGTCGCACTTCTTACCTTCCTGCTTGTGGCCCTGCTGAGAGGAGGTCACCAGCGGCTTCATTGGACGGAGACGGAGAGGCCTTTCGAGACACTGAAGGCACGCTTCACCAATGTTCCCGTGTTGGCATATCCCAACCCCTCACCTCATCATGGTGGTGGATTTCTCCGAAGTAGGAGTCAGAGCTGTGCTGTCCCAGCGCACCAGAACCCCTCCAAAGCTGTGACCCTGCGCCTTTTACTCCAAGCAGCTGAGCCCCGCCCAGAGGAACTACGACATAGGGGACCGGGAACTCTTGGCAGTcatgaattctcagaaggcatgGAGGCACTGGCCAAACACCCTTTCCTGGTGTGGATGGACCActgcaacctggagtacatcGGGGCAGTGAAGAGGCTAAACCCGAGACAGGCCAGGTGTGCTCTATTCTTCACCAGGTTCCAATTCATGCTTTCTTATAGGCCAGGCTCGAAGAACGTGAAGGCGGATGCCCTGTCTCACCTCTATGacgcagaggagagggagggagagaagacccCCATCATCCCTCCGTCCCGTATCATCGCACCAGTGATGTGGTGACGTGGCTGCCGACATACTGCACTTGCACAGTGCCCGAAGAACAGGGGCACGGATGCACACGGTGCCTTACCTGGGTGCACACGGCGCCTGTGTCGGGTCATCCTGGGATAAGCTGTACCATTGCCTGCCTGACtgagaagtactggtggcccaccttggctaggGACGCCCAGGTTTACGTCTCTTCCTGCTCCATTTGTGCTCAGTCAAAGACATGCAGACACCTCCCTTATGGAAAGCTCCTTCCCCTGCCAGTTCCACAACGACCCTGGTCTCACCTCTCGGTGGACTTTGTCACTGACCTTCCCCCCTCCCAGGGGAACACCACCGTTCTTGTCGTTGTgaccggttttccaaagcctGTCGCCTCCTTCTGCCTGGGCTCCCGTCGGCCATGCAAACCGCGGAGTTTCTTTTTACGCACGTATTCCGGCACTAAGAGATCATGGAGGAGATTGTGTCAGATCACGTATGGAAAGCGTTCATGGAACGCCTGGGGGTCACGGTCAATCTCACCTCCGGGTACTGTCCTGAAGCTaatgggaatggggagagggtCAATCAGGAAGTGGGCAGGTTGTTGAGGTGTTACTGTCCGGACCGGCTGAGGAGTGGGCGGATTTTCTACCTTGGGCTTAGTGTGCGCAGAATTCCGCGTGTTGGGTATGAGCCGGCCCTGGCACcttggcatccgagccagaccgaggcccctgTGATGGACGAGTGGTTTTGGGCGGAGACCTGAAACGCTGCTCACACTCATCTTCAGCGTCCAACTATGTGTGCATCGGCACAAGGAACAGgccgaccgccaccgcagtgagacGCCTGTCTTCTCTCCAGGCAACCGTGTCTGGCTCTCCACCCGGAACCTGCCCATCCGCCTGCTCGGCCGGAAGCAGAGCccacggtttgtggggccattttaAAGTCCTGAGCAGGGTTAATGAGGTAACGTACAGTTTGCAACTCTCTGCTGATTACCACATTAACCCAacttttcatgtgtctctcctcaggccagtggtgCCAGGTCCCCTCGCTGAGGCTGGGCCCAGTGACGCCATGCCTCCTactctggacatcgagggaggTCCGACGTACTCAGTTCGTGAAGTCCTGGATTGGAGGCGCCGGGCGGGGGGTCTCCAGTACCTCAtcgactgggaggggtacggacCAGcgcgtctggggggggggggggggggggttacttgcaaagaaaaagccaagactggtgttttgtgggtacaatttaatgaagctgccagttgaggtcttgtgaagcgtctgtttctcaaactagacactaatgtacttgtcctcttgctcagttgtgcaccccactcctctttctactctggttagggccagtttgcaatgttctgtgaagggagtagtacacagcgttgtacaagatcttcagtttcttggcaatttatcgcatggaatagccttcatttctcagaacaaaaatagactgatgagtttcattAGAacgttatttgtttctggccattttgagcctgtaatcgaacccacaaatgctgatgctccagatactaaacTGGTCTAAATAAGGCCATTTGTATTGCTTATTTAAGCagaacaaccgttttcagctgtgttaacataattgcaaaagggttttctaatgatcaattagccttttaaaatggtaaacttggattagctaacccaacgtgccattggaacacaggagtgatggttgctgataatgggcctctgtatgcctattccattaaaaatctgccatttccagctacaatagtcatttacaacattaacgtctacactgtatttctgatcaatttgatgttattttaatggacaaaaacacatcaataggatctcactagttcatgcttggctctgcccacctccttgcatGTTCTGCCTACTATGATTAATTTACTCCAACAGGctctggtctatcttgggttagttataaaaaatatttggtacaaccaaatatatttataactaacccaagatggTTAATCTGTGTCGTTTTCAATGGGAGCAAATTAAGcatagtggggcggcaggtagcctcgtggttagtgtgttgggccagtaaccaaaaggttgctagatcgaatccctgagctgacaaggtaaaattctgtggttctgcccctgaacaaggcagttaacccacagttcctaggctgtcattgttaaTTACaatattcttaactgacttgccaagttacaTAAACAAAATAGTGgtcagaacaagcaaggaggtgagCAAGCAAGTTCCTATTGTCATGTACTTGTATATTTTCTTTTGGGAACGCTTTCTGTGTGCCTGTTGAATAACTAAATTTGCCCCTTGCACTCCTTGTAAACAACATTTTCAGAAACTTTGGCAACGGTTCatgtctacaaaacttagtgcactctgttagAAACACATTTTAGTTGAGTACAGAAACCTGAAATCGGGCTTTTCTTCGCTGAGAAAATAAGCACGTCGTCAGCCCAGCTCCGTCTTGCTCCATTCTCTCCCACTGCCAGAACTGGGCTTTTTCCAATGATTCATATAAACCCAAATCAATGGCTCTCTTTCCTAACCATGTTTAGTGAGGAATAGAAATTTCAACCTGATGCTTCAGATTTATACATCTGGTGAAACACATATCCTTGTTCTGTGGTACAACTACAAGAACCACAACAAAAGAAAGCAAATATTCAAGTTGTTTGTTCCCCATGCCCCTTACACCCCTCAATGTGTGATTTGGTTGTAATGATCGTATCACACTTCAATTTCTATAATAAAACAAACTTTTATAGGCACTTGGAATACTTGTTTGAATATTTTCCACTCTACTAATCACACAGGACAGAAAATGGTTTTTGCACATCAGCAATTTAATTGGACAAAGCAAGAACACATTGGTTATTACAGTAGCAGAAACATTATCAAACCCCAGAGTAAAACACTTTTCAAAACGAAAGTTTTGAACATGTCTGTAGGCACTGCCTAATCTTTAATGATATTGTGTCCATTAAAAGCAATCAACTCTAAGGCAACACAATGGGTCTGGTCCCTCTGGTATTAAAACATGTTCAAGGGGCAACAGCGCACATTTCAGATTCATTCAGGTTTTTCCATAAAAAAATACTGATCTTACTTCATAGAAAATGGCAGAAAACTCAATTTATGCACATAATTACTATTCAAAGTAAAAATTGTGTTCATTTTTGCACTGCATAGCAATGCTGTCTTTTCCCTTCCTGGATGTACATGTATCACTATGCCAGTTACCATGGATATGCATTTGATAATGCTGCTACTGATAATGTTTCATTGCTTCAGTTATCGAAACAAAGAAAGCAAACAAGCTCCCTTAGTGAACATTTGGATTTTCCTTCATACAGCTTGAAATCAAGGTATGGTTATTTACACATTAAGCAAATGTTGAGGCCATCCAAAATATATAAAGGGGAAAGGTGGAATGCAAAAAGAAACCTCTAGGAAATCAAATTTGTAAAAACAAGAGAATACTGTGCAATATTTGTCTGCCCCTACAGAAAGAAAGCAGTGGCATCTATCCCTGCAATTGGctgaattgaaaacaaaatgcaagaaaaaaaaaaaaaaaagttacccCTTTTATTACTTCAAACCAAAAAAAGTGAAGTGAATTACTTTTGACATGATTCATTGCATCAAACTCTAAATGTATTATTCATCTTAAATCAAAAGCAATTTATTTTGACTTTAAGTCCTTATGAAAATGGGTTTGAGACACTGTAAACATACCAACAATGGCGCAAATCCTAAAGTCTCTCCTTAAGTGATATTAATTTAAAATGGTACAGCACTGGCCATGTACAGTCCGTCTAACAAGGGCAGCATAATACGTGTGGTTTATTCCAGTCCTCCCTGGCTCCCCTTAACCTCCTATGAAATCAGTTTCATGAGCCTAAGCAGAGGTTAAACTTCCCCTTCAAATTCCATGTACCAACAAGTCTTAATCTGCCACAAAAGGCAGGGATATAACACAGATCCCTGTGCTGCTCCAGTAGCCAGTAAGAAGTTGACTACCCCCCCCCAATCATCAGTGTGTGGGGTATCCTGGTGCTCCCATACTGGCCTGGTTTGCTAGCATACTCCCATTCAATCTGTGTAACTTCCATAACCCCACCATTACTGAGGGCACTCACACCTGTTCACCCAGCACTGGCCAGTAAGTGACTGCAAACAGGGAGGGAAAGAAAAACACCAGCAGGTTAAAGAGGCGAAAGCAAGACAGGGTtaataccaaatggcacccttttccctttatagtgcagtacttttgtccagggccctgaaaaagtagtgcactacataggggagccatttgggactcaagcaGACAGCACACACAACAAATAAACTGAGCAAGCGCCAGCTGAGGACAGAATGTGCGAGCACACGAGGGTCAGGGTATGTCAGAGGATCAGCACAAAACTAAGACAGCAGAAAATatgttagggagagagagaaagggatttgATATTGAAAAGGGAAACAGAGCGAAGGATGGTATTTGTGAGTGTGGGCATGCAGACAGAGCATAGGCTCAGTGTATTACATAAGTTATGATCAACTGGTGTAGCTTTACATAAAATATGTTTGCATGCGTCTTGACTCCTCGTATCCAACCGGAAGTTGCTGAAATGGGTCAATGTTGCAGAGAAGGGCTGAAGTGGGACTAGCTGCGTTTAAATTTGGCTTTGAAGTTGAATTTTAAACTTCTTCCCTGAATCCTGTAACACTGCAAATGAATAACAAAAATGTGACTGTTTCATGCCAAAACCCCATTCATGACTTGTTTTCCTGATCAAATCTTCAGCAACATCCAGTATGAAACAAATACCTGAAGGGAAAAGTTAACATTTGAACGGTCAGTACATCGGGTATTGGCAACAGTGACTGATGATTTCAACATAGTAAGAGTTGGGGGAGCCTGTAGCTCAGACAGATCGTTTTAAATCCTAAAATCAGTCTCAGAACAGCCCTAGTCAGGAGTTGTCAACTATAATTCCCAGGCATTATTGCTTAACTATTTCTTTGTAGTCTAATATTTCCTCATAAGAATATTTGCATGGACTCTCACAAAATTTTGGTGGGATGTTTACATACAATCTAGTTAAGTAACTCTGCAATTTCTATTTCCAAAACAGTAAGATTTAGGATTTCAGCAAATTATTCCAAGTTACTCCACTCTTTGGTTCTCTAGATTAGAGAAAAACAAGAACTAAAAAAAACTGCTGTGGTAAACTCATTATCAATGTTTCTCCTGTTATAAGAGCAGTTAACAGGATTTGTCAAACCCAATTCTACCAAATTTGAGACAAGCAAATGACTAGTCATATGTCAAATGTAGCTATAATCTACCAACACAAATTCATACAACATCCCATTTCAAGTAGCAATGTCTTTTAACTCAggagaaaaaaaatcatattCAACAAATAAGGGCAAATTAAAGTTCAGAGTAAAAACAAGTGTGCATGAAGTAACAAAAGATGACATGGCACTTAAAATAATAATGTGGATGCGACACGTGCACACTAAGATGTATCCCTCTGCACTGGGAAAAGCTTCAGAGGGCAGCAGGTCCCTTTCTGTGTATTCAACAATCCCAGTTTCCTCACTGTCTAGGACGATGTAGTTCATTGAGCGGACACTCACATCTGGCGACAAGTCCAATTAGACCCAGAATAGTGGCCATTTTGAAAGGCCAAAAAGGACTTTAATTAATGCactttttatatataaaaaaaaaagaaaaaggatCAAACTCAGATGGGGAAAAAAGGATGAAATTGCTGTTATCTTGACCAATAAATCACAAATTAAATCTTTGAttatatcttttttttaaatgcgtttTTTTGTCTTTGTCCTCATAAGCTGGATATGGTGGCGAGGGTGAAGGTTGGAGGACATCTTTGGCTCCTTCCTTCCCCTGGCCAGAGCTGCAGGCGACTGGGCTGGAGCCTAGCTGTCCTTGGGAAGCCCAGCCAAAGACACTCAGCTGCAGCCTTGTTGCTGGAGGGGAGGGGAGCCCTGCAGATGTCCTTGTGTACTTACTGAAAACCCTGCTGGTTCCAGGCCTGGGCCTGGCCGTAAACGCCATAGGTGGGTACCTGCCACCCATTGGGGACATACTGGCCAATCTGCTGGGCATTGCCGTACCACTGGGCATACTGGCCATAGGGCTGGGCTGCAAAGCCCACTTTGTTCTGCTGCAGGGGAGAGAGGATAACAGTGTAagagtgtgtgcctgtgtatgcATGCGTGCGTAAGCTGTGCATAAGCTTTGCCGATGAGTGGAAGCCTCTGGCTCTTGCTTCATACCTGGGGAACTTGCTGAACCTGCTGCATAGAGCTAATCATGTCCGGGGTCTCTTTACCCCAGTAACACTTCACCATATGTCCCTCTATCGAAGTACCATTCACAGACACAATTGCATGGGCTGCTCCCTCGTGAGAGTTAAACCTGAACAGAGAGGAGTCAGAATATGGTACTAGGTACTGAGAAACATATGCAGAAAATTGTATTTCAATGATACTAAGAGGTTTAGCAATTTTTCATCTCATGAATTACCTCACAAAGGAATATCCTTTGTCTGGGAACACACGGATTTCCATGATTTGTCCAAAGGGGGTGAAGGTCTGTCTCATCAATTGTTCTAGAAAACAGGAGGGAGGCATGTCaaagacccctctctctctcgcacacacacaacagaaaGTAAACAGTTGAATGACAGACTACCAACCTGTTAGACCGGTGCTGACTCCCCCACAGTACACAGTGCAGTTACTGGGGCTTGACTGGTTCACTACCTCATCAAAGGCCAGGTGCTTGGTGTTGGCTATTGGGAACAGGAGAATGAAAGTTAATACATTACCATTCAACAAAATAAGAAGATCTTAGGGGCTCCATTGATCACACAATGGAGTAAAATGTATGACATTGTCCTCTGAACTCAACCAGTGTTAGAGGATAATATAGTTGTTATCTTACATTTCTTCTCAATGACAAATGCGCTGGAAACCAATGACTATCTTGTCTGGACTCACTTTCATAGGTGGTTTTAGGGGCTGGGGGTTTTCTAGTAGCCCAGTTGGTCCTGATCTGTCTGCCACCTAGCCATTGGCCACCCATCTGCTGAATGGCATTCTCTGCATCCTGTGAGTAGTAAAAGAGATATTCATCATATGACCCATCTACATACCCAAATAACAAAGGATAA from Oncorhynchus clarkii lewisi isolate Uvic-CL-2024 chromosome 30, UVic_Ocla_1.0, whole genome shotgun sequence includes the following:
- the LOC139389307 gene encoding cytotoxic granule associated RNA binding protein TIA1-like isoform X2, which encodes MIFDTAGNDPYCFVEFYEHRHAAASLSAMNGRKIMGKEVKVNWATTPSSQKKDTSNHFHVFVGDLSPEITTDDVKAAFGPFGRISDARVVKDIATGKSKGYGFVSFFNKWDAENAIQQMGGQWLGGRQIRTNWATRKPPAPKTTYETNTKHLAFDEVVNQSSPSNCTVYCGGVSTGLTEQLMRQTFTPFGQIMEIRVFPDKGYSFVRFNSHEGAAHAIVSVNGTSIEGHMVKCYWGKETPDMISSMQQVQQVPQQNKVGFAAQPYGQYAQWYGNAQQIGQYVPNGWQVPTYGVYGQAQAWNQQGFQ
- the LOC139389307 gene encoding cytotoxic granule associated RNA binding protein TIA1-like isoform X1; this translates as MMMMDDEQPKTLYVGNLSRDVTEPLILQVFTQIGPCKSCKMIFDTAGNDPYCFVEFYEHRHAAASLSAMNGRKIMGKEVKVNWATTPSSQKKDTSNHFHVFVGDLSPEITTDDVKAAFGPFGRISDARVVKDIATGKSKGYGFVSFFNKWDAENAIQQMGGQWLGGRQIRTNWATRKPPAPKTTYETNTKHLAFDEVVNQSSPSNCTVYCGGVSTGLTEQLMRQTFTPFGQIMEIRVFPDKGYSFVRFNSHEGAAHAIVSVNGTSIEGHMVKCYWGKETPDMISSMQQVQQVPQQNKVGFAAQPYGQYAQWYGNAQQIGQYVPNGWQVPTYGVYGQAQAWNQQGFQ